The Spirosoma oryzicola region TTTATGTACTGCTCCGACGCGAAACCTTTTTCGAAGCAAACCGAATAGCGCTCTGGCTTGGACTACTATCTGCCCTGATCTTACCGTTGGTGCAGCTACCCGACTGGCGACCGCAGCCGGTTCGGAAAGTAATGCAGAAAACAGCGCAGGTTATTATTCCTACGGTATTACCCGACCGCCCCCCGACGCAGCCAGAAGTGACCATCACGTTTCCCAATGGCCACACGTACAGGGCTCTCACGACACAAGACACAAGCTTTACGTGGTCGTGGCAAGTGGGTTTAGTTGCTATCTACTTATTCGGTACGCTGTGCTTATTTGTTCGTTTTGGTTTTCGGCTCCGCTCGCTGGTCCAATTGATTCGTCAGGCTAAACACGAGATTTACGAAGACTTTACGCTCGTTCGTAGCGAACAAACTACCTCGCCCTTTTCTTTTTTCAATTGGGTTGTACTTAATCCAGACCAACATGCTCCTGACGAGCTGGAGCAGATTTTACGCCATGAACGTGTTCACGTCCGCTCCTGGCACAGTGTGGACATGCTATGTACAGAACTGGTTTGTGTTGTGTTCTGGTTTAATCCAGCAGCTTATTTATTCAGGTATTTGCTTCAGCAAACCCTTGAGTACAGCGCCGACCGGATAGTACTGGCCGAAGGTATTGATTCAAGAACGTATCAATACAATCTGGTTAAAGTGAGCTTATTGACGCAACAGCCGGTTTTTACTAATCAGTTTAGCGGCCCCACACTCCACCAGCGCATTGCTATGATCAACAAACAGCGTTCGAATGTACTGGATTATGGACGGTATGTTTTTTGGTTTATGCTCATGGGAGTAATGATGATGGCCTGCCAACACATCCAGTCAGAAGAAGACAAACCGGCTACCAAAACAACGTTTCCCTTTCCTATTACCAACGCGACACGAGCCTTAGCCGCTCAACTTGACCAACCAAACATGCCTTGGTTCCGCCAGGCGACTCTGGAGATTAACAACCCGCCTATCGTCGATATCTTAAACGGCAAAAAAGTTATCCGGTATTCGGGTATAAGCTATCCCAGAATTTTATGCCTACGCAACAACCATCTGGCGTTTAAATTACAGCCAGGGGAACAGGTTAAGCTGTTCATCAATGGACAGGCAAAACCTGATCAGGCTTTGTCGAGTCTTACTTTCGAAGAGATAGGTGATCTATTTCTTTACCAAAAATGGGATGACGCGAAAGAAGCCGATCAGTTTCCTGAAACGTACCGGTTATTT contains the following coding sequences:
- a CDS encoding M56 family metallopeptidase codes for the protein METLRYVLLANGLLCLVSIAFYVLLRRETFFEANRIALWLGLLSALILPLVQLPDWRPQPVRKVMQKTAQVIIPTVLPDRPPTQPEVTITFPNGHTYRALTTQDTSFTWSWQVGLVAIYLFGTLCLFVRFGFRLRSLVQLIRQAKHEIYEDFTLVRSEQTTSPFSFFNWVVLNPDQHAPDELEQILRHERVHVRSWHSVDMLCTELVCVVFWFNPAAYLFRYLLQQTLEYSADRIVLAEGIDSRTYQYNLVKVSLLTQQPVFTNQFSGPTLHQRIAMINKQRSNVLDYGRYVFWFMLMGVMMMACQHIQSEEDKPATKTTFPFPITNATRALAAQLDQPNMPWFRQATLEINNPPIVDILNGKKVIRYSGISYPRILCLRNNHLAFKLQPGEQVKLFINGQAKPDQALSSLTFEEIGDLFLYQKWDDAKEADQFPETYRLFISTTHKTPETDQAKYLLRSKWKQYMQAMAVSDYPLGTSHFFSMNQVLEATFFSNKQAFVKRTKDDHLMLYDDYATDIDIYINGIPARPKNLEGVHVREVDKLYTSERSFEKWTTDNPDRKPRFVLYLQTAPKRAKRDSSYYVFSPFYSGDF